One genomic region from Nymphalis io chromosome 18, ilAglIoxx1.1, whole genome shotgun sequence encodes:
- the LOC126775717 gene encoding dolichyl pyrophosphate Man9GlcNAc2 alpha-1,3-glucosyltransferase, whose amino-acid sequence MSKRADPDKFTVTKEALLSGIFFALFVRWSVAAYPYSGYKKPPMYGDYEAQRHWQEITVHTQVAHWYRNTTQNDLQYWGLDYPPLTAYHSFLIGLVADWLDPESVRLFASRGYESDQHKTFMRWTVFLSDLYFYVTAVLCICIDAERIMGKHHSNVFKRTDMSTTLFLLYPGLILIDHGHFQYNCVSLGLFLWASFFIIAIENDTLATICFVLALNYKQMELYHALPFFIYLFRKCFLWVPYKGRYSHVINRFNKLAIAVISTFIIIWYPLLNSWDDVFQVLHRLFPVKRGVFEDKVSNVWCSANVFIKLKYVYDNEEMIRTCILCTIMAALPSCLDFFFRINRKKFVLCLINVSLAFFLFSYQVHEKSILLVAIPVVMHLPEDPFMCFWFLVVSTFSMLPLLLKDGLLIPFLCTSLIYFSFYSIILKLSNPNNGILSFLNANTVYKAADPAANHNTVILKLLSTNFFFSLQGMFWLGLGTLLVEPPPRYPDIFPLLISMYSCVHFILFLMYFTHQQISLPTCLPIRIKIKRN is encoded by the coding sequence ATGTCGAAAAGAGCAGATCCGGACAAATTTACTGTTACGAAAGAAGCTTTACTTTCTGGGATATTTTTCGCCTTATTCGTACGATGGAGCGTTGCAGCGTATCCTTATTCAGGGTACAAAAAACCTCCTATGTACGGAGATTACGaggcccaaagacattggcaagAGATAACCGTGCATACTCAGGTAGCACATTGGTATCGGAATACTACTCAAAACGACCTGCAATATTGGGGTCTGGACTACCCACCGCTAACGGCGTATCACAGTTTTCTCATTGGCTTAGTGGCAGACTGGCTCGACCCTGAATCTGTACGATTATTTGCATCTAGAGGCTATGAAAGTGATCAACACAAAACATTTATGAGATGGACTGTATTTTTAAGTGACTTGTATTTTTATGTCACAGCTGTTTTATGTATATGCATAGATGCTGAACGCATAATGGGTAAACATCATTCGAATGTATTTAAACGCACAGACATGAgtacaactttatttttattatatccagGCTTAATACTTATTGATCATGGACATTTTCAGTACAATTGTGTTTCTCTAGGTTTATTTTTATGGGcatccttttttattattgccaTAGAGAATGATACATTGGCTACAATCTGTTTTGTTCTAGctcttaattataaacaaatggaACTGTATCATGCATtgcccttttttatttatttattcagaaaatGCTTTTTGTGGGTACCATACAAAGGGAGATATTCTCATGTAATAAATAGGTTCAATAAACTTGCTATTGCCGTAATATCtacttttattatcatttgGTATCCATTACTTAATTCTTGGGATGATGTCTTCCAAGTATTACACAGGTTGTTTCCTGTAAAAAGAGGTGTATTCGAAGACAAGGTCTCGAATGTATGGTGCTCAGCTAACGTTttcattaagttaaaatatgttTACGATAATGAGGAAATGATAAGGACATGTATTTTGTGTACAATTATGGCTGCATTACCATCATGTTTAgatttcttctttcgaattaaTAGAAAGAAATTTGTTTTGTGCCTAATAAATGTATCTTTGGCATTTTTTCTGTTTTCATATCAAGTTCATGAGAAGTCAATTTTGCTTGTAGCTATTCCTGTAGTGATGCATTTGCCTGAGGATCCATTTATGTGCTTTTGGTTCCTAGTTGTGTCAACATTTAGCATGCTACCATTGTTACTAAAAGATGGTCTATTAATACCGTTTCTATGtacaagtttaatatattttagtttttacagtATCATTTTGAAATTATCAAACCCAAATAATGGTATTCTATCGTTTCTCAATGCCAATACTGTATATAAGGCTGCCGACCCGGCAGCTAATCACAACACTGTGATATTAAAGCTTCTTAGcacaaacttttttttctcaCTTCAAGGGATGTTTTGGTTGGGCCTCGGAACACTTTTAGTTGAACCACCACCTAGATATCCAgatatatttccattattaataTCTATGTATTCATGTGTACATTTCATATTATTCTTAATGTACTTCACACATCAACAAATATCTTTGCCAACCTGTTTAcctattagaataaaaataaaaaggaattaA